The Saccharopolyspora gloriosae genome has a segment encoding these proteins:
- a CDS encoding TetR/AcrR family transcriptional regulator, giving the protein MTGEERRQQLLDVARALFAEKGFEAASIEEIAHRAGVSKPVVYEHFGGKEGIYAVVVDREMRALLDSMVSALSAGHPRALLEQAAGALLEYIDTSTDGFRILVRDSPVASTTGTFSSLLNDIASQVEHILGLQFTAKGYDAKLAPLYSQALVGMVALVGQWWLEARKPKKDEVAAHLVNIAWNGLSHLEHKPKLGSWR; this is encoded by the coding sequence ATGACCGGTGAGGAACGGCGGCAGCAGCTGCTCGATGTGGCCAGGGCGCTGTTCGCCGAGAAGGGCTTCGAAGCCGCCTCGATCGAGGAGATCGCGCACCGGGCCGGTGTGTCCAAGCCGGTCGTCTACGAGCACTTCGGCGGCAAAGAGGGCATCTACGCGGTCGTGGTCGACCGGGAGATGCGCGCGCTGCTCGACTCGATGGTCTCGGCGTTGTCGGCCGGGCATCCCCGGGCGCTGCTGGAGCAGGCCGCGGGGGCGTTGCTGGAGTACATCGACACCTCCACCGACGGATTCCGCATCCTCGTCCGCGACTCCCCGGTGGCCAGCACGACGGGCACGTTCTCGTCGCTGCTCAACGACATCGCCAGCCAGGTCGAGCACATCCTCGGACTCCAGTTCACCGCGAAGGGCTACGACGCGAAGCTGGCTCCGCTCTACAGCCAGGCGCTGGTGGGCATGGTGGCGCTGGTCGGCCAGTGGTGGCTGGAGGCGCGCAAGCCGAAGAAGGACGAGGTCGCCGCGCACCTGGTCAACATCGCCTGGAACGGCCTCTCCCACTTGGAGCACAAGCCGAAGCTCGGCAGCTGGCGCTGA